In the genome of Vidua macroura isolate BioBank_ID:100142 chromosome 19, ASM2450914v1, whole genome shotgun sequence, one region contains:
- the LOC128817021 gene encoding nucleoside diphosphate kinase-like: MAAIDERTFIAIKPDGVQRGLVGEIIKRFEKKGFKLVAMKLIHASTDLLREHYIDLKDRPFYNDLVQYMHSGPVVAMVWEGLNVIKTGRMMLGETNPFDSKPGTIRGDFCVQVGKNIIHGSDSMESAETEINLWFTPEELVDYRSCAHEWIYD, translated from the exons ATGGCTGCCATTGATGAGCGCACCTTCATTGCCATCAAGCCCGACGGGGTCCAGAGGGGGCTGGTGGGGGAGATCATCAAACGCTTTGAGAAGAAAGGATTCAAACTGGTAGCCATGAAATTAATACAT GCCTCTACGGACCTTCTGAGGGAACACTACATCGACCTCAAGGACCGGCCATTCTACAATGACCTGGTGCAGTACATGCACTCGGGACCTGTTGTAGCCATG gtgTGGGAAGGTCTTAATGTGATTAAGACTGGAAGAATGATGCTGGGGGAAACCAATCCATTCGATTCCAAGCCCGGCACTATTCGTGGGGACTTCTGTGTCCAAGTtggaaa gaACATCATTCATGGCAGTGATTCTATGGAAAGTGCTGAGACAGAGATCAACTTATGGTTCACTCCTGAAGAACTGGTTGATTATAGAAGCTGTGCTCATGAGTGGATCTATGATTAA
- the LOC128817010 gene encoding nucleoside diphosphate kinase: protein MQCSQEAEATGAAGPGQEPPLGRWARQWSLSCLVPPHPGPARFRLVLAIPAPKRRRHGDSSSARGGGSAARTPPPGPLPPAAAAREVAAAAALDSAMGGNGERTFIAIKPDGVQRGLVGEIIKRFEQKGFRLVAMKFVHASEDLLKQHYIDLKDRPFFPGLVKYMTSGPVVAMVWEGLNVVKTGRVMLGETNPADSKPGTIRGDFCIQVGRNIIHGSDSVESAQKEINLWFKPTELIDFKPCAYDWIYE, encoded by the exons ATGCAGTGCAGCCAG GAGGCGGAGGCGACAGGTGCGGCCGGGCCTGGCCAAGAGCCACCCCTCGGCCGCTGGGCCCGGCAGTGGTCACTCTCCTGTCTAGTTCCACCTcatcccggcccggcccggttCCGCTTGGTGCTGGCGATCCCGGCCCCGAAGCGCCGCCGGCACGGTGACTCCTCCTCTGCGCGGGGCGGGGGATCCGCGGCGCGCACGCCTCCGCCTGGTCCTCTTCCTccggcggcagcggcgcggGAGGTAGCGGCGGCGGCAGCTCTAGATAG CGCCATGGGGGGGAACGGCGAGCGCACCTTCATCGCCATCAAGCCCGACGGCGTCCAGCGCGGGCTGGTCGGGGAGATCATCAAGCGGTTCGAGCAGAAAGGGTTCCGGCTCGTGGCCATGAAGTTCGTACAC GCCTCTGAAGACCTTCTCAAACAACATTACATTGACCTGAAAGACCGCCCCTTCTTCCCTGGTTTGGTTAAATACATGACCTCTGGACCTGTTGTGGCCATG GTATGGGAAGGACTCAACGTGGTTAAAACTGGGAGAGTCATGCTAGGGGAAACCAACCCTGCAGACTCCAAGCCTGGCACCATCCGTGGTGATTTCTGCATTCAAGTGGGAAG GAACATCATCCATGGCAGCGATTCTGTGGAGAGTGCACAGAAGGAGATCAACCTGTGGTTCAAACCCACAGAGCTCATTGACTTCAAGCCCTGTGCATACGACTGGATCTATGAGTGA